The Labrus bergylta chromosome 14, fLabBer1.1, whole genome shotgun sequence region TTGACTTGTGCTGACAAACCCAAAGCTAAGTCTTCTACTTCATGCCTGTGAAAACAATCTGTGATCTTTATCCAACCTTTAAACCtgagatgtgtttgtttgtgccaGACTACCTCTCTTTACTCCAGGAACTTAATCTGTGTGATTTCACTCAAACCTGATTAGATTAAATTGTCATCTACTGTTTTATAAAGATCatatattgagtttttaaacATCTGCGCCGCAACACAATACCAGAACGTCTGCAACATCACTGTTACAACAGATGAAAACACATTGACTTAgcatcagatttattttaagaaacGCGTTCTGTCAAATTAAAAGCTTGTATCTGTTTCGTTACCACAAATTGTCAACGTGAGGCAggagttttattttctgcaatgtcTGTCTCTTGTTGATGAAGCCTGTTCAAGCTAACCTGACGGTAAATCCACTGGATGTTGGCGGTcataggttttatttttaaggatCTTAGTTTGTAGTCATGATCACTTCCTCTTGTGAAACGTGAGCAGTATGATGCAGTTCTTGattgttcattttgaaaaaaataaataaataaaaaggaaattgGACGAGGACATTCCAACAAGAACCCTGTTAATTCTGCATGATCCAGTTCTTTTCCACCATGAGACCATGTAACCAAGACCACTCATCGTTCAGCCTAGGTGTGTCCCAACTCCATACTCAGAATTATATGTTTTGTACTAAGTATACCATTTATCGACATCATTTTACTCTTCAGTAAACAGGAAACCGTGCAGTATTTACACCATGCAATGATAGTCAAACTATGTCTTCAAGTTTCCATCATGAATGACTCTTAAAATAAAGCTCCAGAGAAGACATACAGAGACCActgcagaaaaatgtttttctctggtTCTACTACTtaaaggtttgtgtttgtgtgaaatgcATATACACCGTTTGTCTCAACTTTAAGATATTCTCATTAAGGTCTTTTGTCCCTCTTAAGTACATATTCAAGCACATTATATTCTCAATGCCCGCTTAGAGTTAGTATGAAGTCTGGATTTGAGAAGCCGCTCATgccatttttattgttctgtgaTGTTTTAGTGTAACTGAATTATCTGAcgtaatttattttctttactctTTAGATTAATAAAAAACGATATATTGCTCAACTGTCAGttttaaatagtttgttttaaagtaGCAAATGAGATTGTCACGTGTCACCATAATATGGAGGTTCCCATGGTTACGTTTGTCTTGAGAAGTGAACTCGCACCACTGAGCTAGAGATAATATTTCAGTTAATTTTCAAGCTCGTACTAATTGGTTGACTTAAATTTAGCGggtttctgttgtgtttcaaAACAAATGCCAATCTGATGATGTATTGggtccatttttttctttttttttgtgacatttctgacaaaataataaattgaaaaaaaaaaaaatctagattCATTGTTTATGAAAATTCATAGTTGCAGCCCTACAGCGAGTTACAGTTATCATGCTGTTGTGTGGTTCTGAATATTGGGACCTACACATGCTGTTTTTGGGGCTCCTTAGAGGGATTTACATATTCTTATAGGCATCAcaataagagagagaaatgtaaagataaagGCAACAAAATAACTCACTACCCCTCAGATTTCACATCACTCTACCCAACCTGAAGAATAAGTTAACAAAGCTCCAGCTTGACCAGCAAtagtttattttcacattttagagGGCATACTAATCTTATAATATAAACCTTACAACAATAGAACATACACCAGGGCCACTTACCTGATAATAAGTTATTTTACAGACTCTTCTTTTACTCATATGGTTTCAAGGGACATTAAACTTTAAAAGAGGTAATTATTTTTGTCATGGTATTTGTACTGTAATTCATAATCTCTTCTAactcaaagtcaactttattgtccatttcaaaatatgccagacatacagtggaatcgaaattgcgtttgtctccgtcccacggtgcaatacaaccaaaataaggtaaaatagataaaataaaatacgatagaataagataaaataaaataaggtaaaataagataaaataaaataaggtagaataagatcaaataaaataaggtaaaataagataaaataaaataaggtaaaatagatcaaataagctaaaatacatcaaatacaataaggtaaaataagataaaataaaataaaataaaataaggtaaaatagatgaaataaaataaggtagaataagatgaaataaaataaggtaaaataaggtaaaatagataaaataaaataaggtaaaataagattaaataaaataaggtaaaataagataaataatatttacagtaatacattctaaatagtgcaaaaaggtacaaaacaaaatggtaaataaaataaaatttaaagaaaaagtaaacttgaaatAAACTCCTGCTTGTACTTACAGAAAAGTTTGGAGCTGAGCTGACGcaaacatttcttttgtttttatttacagtgataAATTTAATCCTTTAGATGGCGGTAATTATTGTATATATCGGTGTGCCGCTAATCAACggaacaagaagaagaataaaagacCACGAAGAAGAGTTGTACGCATGCGCAGTGTCCAAGCAGTGAACCAAGTAGACGACAGACGGTGCAAAGTACGTGGCAATAAGAGTTTAACATGGAGATAGCTGCTCTGTGCGCGTTGACGTTGTTGTTAGGTGCTCTGGTGGTTTTAGTTGCATTAGCGGTGGGCAGACGGAAAGAAGAAATAAGAGAGGAGCTGGAGCAGGCGGCGGAGTTCACCGGTAAGTGCCGTGAAAGCTAACGTGAGTGTAGCCGAGGGAGGCGGTGAGTCACCCGCTGCTCCGGCAGGACCACCGGCGGGACCACCGGCAGGACCTCCGGCAGGACCTGCCGTCAGGACACATTTGAGCGAGTGTAACTCAAATTAGAGCAACTTTAAGTGACTGTCACCTGTCGATAGCCAATCGGTGAAGGTTTCATTGACGGACCAATGAGATGACCGCTTTCTTTCTGGTCTATCCGCGGATATTAATTATGCAGAAACGGATTCTAAATGTCCTAATGTACggaggactaaaagtgccaaaataaaatatgtaaatatataattaattaaattattaaatgtgtcatcaattatttatttttggaaataaatcaacaaatatataaataatgaatataattatttaattaattacatgcatgtgttattaaataattatttgcatgtgttattattatttaataataattgatgacgcatttaatgatttaattaattatatatttatatatttcattttggcacttttaaGTCCTTCATACTAATGTCTGCCTTTGTCCATCTGATTCAATGACCGCTGTAATCATTACTACGGAgtccctgaagtcccaaaaagaagaaaaaaaaacatctaatgtGCATAAAATAATTTTTATTGTGTGCACAAAATATTAACTTGTGCTCACAGATATTTTCATTTACCTTTTTGGGACTTGAGGGGCTTCATTCATCACACTAAAAACCAATATGCTACGAAGATGTCTGTAGTGACCAATGTTAACAAACCATATATTGTTTAGAAAAGTcacttgagggatgaatgtggaagctTTCGGACGCGTGCTTAGCTGGAAGAAATGAACACAGTCCattgatgttgtgatttggatatttcaatccatttattcttatcaaataaaggaaaaaatgacGAACCACTAcatctataaataaaacaaacaaatccgcgTTGGATGCGTTTAACTCCGACAGGCTGACAGGGTAGAAAAACCGTTTGCCTCCATTCAatcacctgtcccacctcaccTGGAGCCTTGCTTTAACCACAGCATCTGCCCAGGCTACACATAGTGCCCAGTagagggccaacacacacaaccataagGAAAATAgcatgacacaaaacaaacacgtcATTTGGCTCCAACAAGTCGGTTCTGTAAGTTTGAGCTTTGAGTAATCACACCACATACTCAGGGCGAAGGTTAGTTGTTCCTCAACAGTTGCTGGAAGCTGCTCTATGTTATCCTGTGTATCAGAGGCCTTTATCATCCTGTGAGCTTTTAGATAGATTTGAGcatgtgatgtttttgttataatGACAGGTATTCAAACGCTGTTTTATTCTCCCTGCGTCTTGTCCCTCAGCTGAAGGCAGCGTTACAAAGGCACCAGCATCCAAGAAACCGAAACAGGAGAAGCAGCGCAGCCGTAAGGATAAAGCTTCACAACACACCTTCAGCCATCTGCTGTTGGCATCGTCATTAAAGGTAAACTGAATCAACGATACGAAATGTAAAAGACACCCTTTCAAAGAGCCTTGTTATTTAGGAACATATCAGTAAGGAATGGAAATATCTCTCAGCCATTCTCtcagtatttgtttgttttgtgactttgtttttcagagCCACAGTGGAAATGTCACATGCATTGACTTCAGCAGTAACGGGAAGTACCTGGCCTCATGTGCTGACGACCGCACCGTTCGGATCTGGAGCACAAAAGACTTCCTGGAGCGAGAACACAAGTGCCTGAGGGCCAACGTGGATCTGGATCATGCCACTCTAGTTCGTTTCAGCCCGGACTCCAGGTCATTTTTTCCCTCCTCATTTttacttaaaggtcccatattctgctttttgcGTTTTCCAAGTGtgctgtgcatgtttagtcacatctatgtgcaaaaattcaaagtctgcggaaacgcggcttctcctgcctcctcctgttagctgtagcattagctgcatgtaacgctcggttctagcccccctcgataaaaatgtgtcagtgcgacgtcattgtcagtgtgagatcactgatctgagtccattggctcattgtggcaagtCCTGCAGCTCATGAAATTTctgagacgcgtgctgagcaactgaccaataacgacagagcggatcggcagaccaatcagagcagacttggcccacgtggggtctaacagtgtgggctcaacagagtgtagctgacggactcagagcgtagagggagcaaggaggagcagttcatgaaaacagacacttttttagaactttagctattgtgaacgtacaaaagtagatacatagattaaatatacgaaccccaaaaacaCCTCCTTCACTGactcttctctttttgtctgcAGGGCGTTTATCACCTGGTTGGCTAATGGAGACACAATTCGAATattcaaaatgatcaaaaaggAGGATGGCACCATGACTTTCAAAGCTGCACCGGAGGACTTTCCACAGAAACACAAGGCCCCCATCATCAACATCGGCATAGCAGAGACGGGTACAGAAAttagtcatttttgtttgtattagTAGGGATGTTATCCTTTTAGATTTTTGACCCGTGAGATTTATATAATCCATGgaagtgtttcccacacataaaCCTTGGTGGGCTGCCCAGGTTTATTTATAACTGCTTTATATAGATTTTAAAGAACAATCAATTTGTGATTCAAGTTCTAAATAAACACTGTAGAAGTAAACAAAACTTTCTAGTGTGGAGAGTACGAGCAGCTGGAATACACAAACCACAGAGTGACTTTTTGCTCATAGCTTCAAGTCATTGAGCGGATTAATGCTTAGAAATATAATATCATCAAAGTGGTTTATGTTGTTACAGATTGTTTTCAGTATTTCATGCTGAAGTAAGTAGGTCTGTTTGTCACAAGTCTCCAGATGAGTATTACAAAGATGTGCTAATgctttgtgtttcctctctgcaggcAAGTTCATAATGAGCGCCTCCACCGACACCACCATCCACATCTGGGACCTGAAAGGAGAGATACTGGCTTCCATCAACACCAACCAGATGACCAATTCTTATGCTTCAATCTCCCCGTGTGGCAGGTCAGTACCAAACCTCCATCACCCAACATCTCTCTGGGCTTTACAGAGCCTcaaaacatcccccccccccccttctccccctgaaagagtttttttttttttttgtctgatttaatgcaacttttttttaaactctgattaACAACAAAAGACCTATGCATCAAAGTATACCACATCTGTCCGAGGTGATCAATGTAGgttttactctctttttttctgatcttAAGAGGTGGTAGAAAAATGATTAGATGGTTGTTTTACGAGATGTGGGCTTCAGTTCTTGAATTCTGTCATGTCCAATATCTATTTGACTGAagtattaaaaacacttttagctTTTAAGGTACTTTTTCCCTTTAaactacttttgttttttaatgtctggtcatgaagtgacatgaaacaaactCGGAGACTTCTTACACTTCAACCCCTCgtgtatttttttcatcattcatTAAATGCCTGCATGACGGAGAAATCCCTTCTATCATTATAAAATGCAGGTATCATGATTATGatacatgttaaaatgtattgaaTCCTGAGTGATGTGTTGGGAGATGTAATTCATCGTTCTGTCTGTCTCAGGTTTGTCGCGTCGTGTGGCTTCACTCCTGATGTGAAGGTGTGGGAGGTTTGCTTCGGAAAGGGAGGAGAGTTCAAAGAGGTGGCTCGAGCTTTCGACCTGAAGGGCCACTCGGCAGGAGTCCATGCATTCGCCTTCTCCAATGACTCTCACAGGTAAACAAGGCTTTTTCTTGTTACACGGCAGAAATCAAAGAGGTAGCTATCACAGTTTTAGTTTTAACAGTATagttcaacatttatttatttctattcaCTGTAGAGATTTGGATGATTCTCTCTTTAACCCTTTAGAGTCAGCAGCTGTCGGCAGTCGGTAGCCAACCTGGCTctgaataaagtaaaacatcTAACATCTAGTAATAACACATTGAAGTGTAAAAACAATATGATGTGGTTTTTACAGTCTCAATGGACACCTTCTATCCTCACAGTAATAAAAATCATAGCCCGGCACATGACCTGCAAGTTTTCTTAACCCATGTGTTGAGGGATTAAGGAAACAAGATATAAGATGTAAGAGAGCTTCGTAAGTGCACATGGGTTGATTGCAAataagtaaaaaacaaaaaaaaattatgtttgtcctcagtgtgtttgttaGAAATATTGAGGATAATTCTGACatgtgattgttttattttctttcctttaatgcTCAGAATGGTGACTGTCTCCAAAGACGGTACGTGGAAGCTGTGGAATACAAACGTTGAGTACAAAAAGCAGCAGGACCCCTACCTATTGAAGACAGTCCCCTGTGCATCGTCCGACGGCAGCCGGGCGGCTTTGTCTCCGGATGGCCGAGTGGTGGCCATCAGCGACGGCTGTAACGTGGCCATGTACAACGCCACCACTgggcagctggaggaggagctgaacgGCATCCACAGCGAGGAGATCAATGATCTTAGATTTGACATTAACGGGCGCTTCTTGGTGTGCAGCGGCGACAAGGCCATCAGAGTGTTTCACAACGCCCCGGGCTACAGAGCGGCCATCAGAGACATGCAGGATATGTTGAAGAAGGCCCAGAACGAAGCCATGAAGCAGAGACTGCAGCAGCAGATCGCTGAGGCTCAGAGCGCCCTGGAAACTGTGCTGGCTGGTCCTGTCGACTAAACCACCCAAAGAAACCATGCTCTGAATGTGAAAGTGACTCGGACTGCTAATCTTTTTTGACACCACAATTCTCCCTCTGCCACTAAATGATCTGGTCTGGGAATAATGAGATTTGCatgcagttttaataaagaatATCTTTTTATGCAACGACAGCGTGGTTTAAATTCAGATATACTTTTTGTAGTCCAGTGATGTTTATATGACATCTCTGCTGTAGTTGTTTAATATTTGCCTTCTTCAACTTCAAGTGGCCTCcactaaaatatttaatttgctttttgtttttgtacacacTCCAGAAAGGTGAAGGTGTCACCAATACATTCATAAGAGATCTGGGATTCATGAATATGTGAACCTTAGTTTTAGACTATCAGTTGTGATCAACACTGCCAACCTAAAAAAGAAAGCTGCTCTATGATAATATCTACATATTGACATATTAATTACATAATAATtcagcagaaatgaaaatgactcTTAGTGAAATTGATTGCGGCTCTAGAGCAGCAGGGACACTCGGTTTTAAATATCATCAATTTCAAATCTGtagtggacaaaaaaaaaaaatccactttttttaatgtgtcatCCTGAAGAAACAAAACCCAAACCATCGAGATACGACAGGATGATGTTATTATTTGAGTTTCCTGACCCTAAACACAGACTGTGTCATCAAGAGGCATTGATCGTGTTTTTTTCAACTGCTGCCTCGAAATATTCTTTGGAAAGACATTTCTTCACAATAACATCATGGTGCTGCACACGGACGTGTTGTTTTCACTTCCTCCTTGCAAAAACTTAACTAAATCTatcaattaaatgtttttcttacaaaaaaatagcaaacaaatg contains the following coding sequences:
- the tbl2 gene encoding transducin beta-like protein 2 produces the protein MEIAALCALTLLLGALVVLVALAVGRRKEEIREELEQAAEFTAEGSVTKAPASKKPKQEKQRSRKDKASQHTFSHLLLASSLKSHSGNVTCIDFSSNGKYLASCADDRTVRIWSTKDFLEREHKCLRANVDLDHATLVRFSPDSRAFITWLANGDTIRIFKMIKKEDGTMTFKAAPEDFPQKHKAPIINIGIAETGKFIMSASTDTTIHIWDLKGEILASINTNQMTNSYASISPCGRFVASCGFTPDVKVWEVCFGKGGEFKEVARAFDLKGHSAGVHAFAFSNDSHRMVTVSKDGTWKLWNTNVEYKKQQDPYLLKTVPCASSDGSRAALSPDGRVVAISDGCNVAMYNATTGQLEEELNGIHSEEINDLRFDINGRFLVCSGDKAIRVFHNAPGYRAAIRDMQDMLKKAQNEAMKQRLQQQIAEAQSALETVLAGPVD